The genomic segment GCCGGACGCGCCTAGCCTGCCGCCCATGGCATCGACTCCGGCGGGAAAGGGTCCGATCCGCGTGCGCCGGATCGCGGAGAGGGATCGCGAGGCCGTCAAGCGGATCCTCTTCCGCCGCTGGGGCCCCCCTGGAGTGGTGAGCAGGGGACGGCTCCACGCCGCGCACGAGCATGCCGGCTTCCTGGCCGAGGAGGGCGCGAGAATCGTCGGCCTCGTGACGTACGAGACGAGGCGGGGCAGGTGCGAGGTCGTGTCGCTGGATGCGCTTCGCCGGGGGGGAGGAATCGGCACGAGGCTTCTGGCCGCGGTCGAGAGACGCGCGCGTTCCCTCGATTGCCGTGAGGTCTGGCTCATCACGACGAACGACAACCTGCGGGCCCTCCGCTTCTATCAGCGTCGGGGCTACGAGATCCGGGCGGTCCACTCGGGATCGCTCGAAGCATCCCGGCGGATCAAGCCATCCATCTCGCGCATGGGCATGCATGGAATCCCGCTTCGCGATGAGATCGAGCTTCGCAAGTCCCTCTAGAATCGGGGGAGCCGGGCGAACGTGATGGACGGCCCGTTCGAGACGATCTGGCTCATCCGGGAGCTTCTGTCTTCGCGCCTTGCCGCGGACGAGAGTCCCGGCGACGCGGCGACCTGGATCGATCTGGACGCGGCCCTCGGAGAGGCAGGGGCGACGCTCTCGCCAGGGGAGACGGCGCTGCCGCCGCGGCTCGTGGGACAACTCCATCGCTGGCGGCTGGCCGGCATCCGCCCGCTGCTCGCGACCTGCACGGTCGATCCGGAAATGCCCCGGTCTCAGGCGCGCGCGGCCCTCCTGGAGATCGACGCGCTCACGGGGGGGGGACTCGACGGAATCCGCGCCCTCTTCGGGCTCGGGAAGCGAACGCGCGATGCCTCATCGAGTCCGCTGCCGGCAACTCAGACGCCTGCGATGGCAGCGGAGGCGGAAGCGGCGGAGGCGATAGCGGCGGAGGCGATTGCAGCGGAGGCGATAGCAGCGGAGGCGAAGCGACCGCGACGCGCGGAGCGGCTCCGGCGCGTCAGGGGCGCTCTTCTGGGTCTCGCCGCCGGGGATTGCCTCGGGGCTCCGGTCGAGAACTGGACGGCCGAGAAGATCGCGCGGATTCATGGTCCATTCCGGGACTTCGTCAGCGGCCGCGGGTGGGGTCCCGGGCATCCGACCCGCGAGACGACGCTCGCCCTCATGTGGTTCGGCGAGATCGCTGAGGGGCGAACGGTGCACGCCGCCGCCGATCGGAACCGGCTCGGGGCCGCGCTGGCCGGATGGGTCGCCGCAAGGCCCCGGGACTTCGGGCATCTGACCCGCGGGATCCTGAGATCGTACGGTACGGCCGCGCCCGTGCCCTCGGCGCTCTCGGCCTGGGAGAGGGCGCGACGGACGCCGGAGTTCAACGGCGCCCTCTCTCGCGCCGCCGCCATCGGGGCCGCCCTCCACGAGGATCGGGATCTCTGCCTGGCCTCCGCATGCGCCGCCTCTGCAATGACTCACCCGGCGCCCGTCTGTCTCGCCGCCGCCATCGCCCTCGCCGAGGGTGTCGCCGCGGCCGTCCGGGACGAGAGTCCCCTCGAGGCGGCGATCAGGATCACGTGGGAACAGCGCGTCAGCATGGCGCTCGATGAGGTCGCTGGCGGCTGGTCGCCGGGAGGAGCGGAGTGGAGCAGCCATGATCGCGGCCATGTCCTCAACACGCTGCGCGTGGCCTTCTGGGCCGCTCATCAAAGGCGGCCGATGGAGGACCTTCTCTTGGAAATCGTTCACCATGGAGGAGACGCCGACACGCACGCGGCGGCCGCAGGCGCGCTGCTCGGCGCGCGGGATGGCCCCGAAGCTCTTCCCGAGAGATGGATCGCAGCGCTGAGAATCAAGCCGGTGGTCGAGTCGCTGATCGAGAAGGTCGGCCGGGGCTGAGCAGTCTGTAGATGGATCGTGAGCGGGGGATCGTCGGTCCGGCCGCGAATGCAAGAGGACGGGCGGAGGTGTCATGCAAAGATGCCATTCCTTGTCCGCCCGTCCACAGCGGGTGAGACCAGCCGACCCTCCGTGGGGCACCAGGGGGGAACCTAGACGTGCCCCACGTGAGGAGTCGGTCAGTCTCCCACGTTCGAACTTCTTGGGGTGATGCCGGGATCGTCGATCGTGCGAAGTTTACAACGCAGCCACCCGCAACCGTGGCATTGTACCACCTAGTAGGTATCTGTCAAGTGAATTCCGTCTCGAGCCCATCGACTCCTAGAGGGCCTTATGGCCATCTAACTCCATGATGGGCAATCGAATATGTCTATCATCACGGGCCGACTTCCCCTCGAGGAGTCTCGTGTAGTCCTTCGCCAGCCAGGGGAAGTGCGATCGGACGACCGGCCCGAATGAGGCCCAGGACGATGAGCTGAGCCTCAAGGTGTCGCAGCATGCCGATCGGGCCCCGGCTTTCTTGGCGGCACGCAGGAGCGTCGCCATCTCGTCGGGCGAGTCGGTGATCCCCGGCAGGATCGGCATGACGCCGAGCCCGACATCCAGGCCTCCCTCGCTCAACGCGCGAATGGTGTCGAGTCTCTGCTGGGGGCTCGGCGCGCGGGGTTCCAGGATTCGGGACAGCCTGGGATTCAGCGTGATCATGCTGATCTGGATCCGCAAGCGGCTCTGCAGCGCGATCCGTCCCAGGAGGGATAGGTCCCTCCAGATCAGGCAGGATCTCGTCGTGATCGTGAGAGAAAGACCGGGGCAACGAGCGAGGAGATCGAGCATGCGGCGGGTGATCCCGAATCGGGCCTCCGCCGGCTGATACGGATCCGTGACGGTGCCGATGGCGATCGTCCCACCGCGCCTGGCCGTCGAGGCGATGGTCGCGAGAAGGACCTCGGGCGCCTGGTACTTGACGTAGATCCTCCGTTCGAAGGAGGCGGGGTCATCGTGGCCGAGGTAGCGATGGGTGGAACGGGCGAAGCAGTAGGTGCAGCCGAACTCACAGCCTCTGTAGGGATTGATCGACCAGCGGAAGGGCAGGCGCGCGCTCCTGTTCTCATTGAGGACGCTCCGGCAATCGAGCGGCCGATACTGCGTCCTGCCGTGGCTCGCCCTCCGGCCTCGCCCCCTCCCTCCCGCATCGCCAGAGGGCCGCGCGTCTCGGGGGGGCTCGAGATCCGGGAAGAGCGACAGGGACCGATCCAGCATCTTCATGCCATACATATGTACGGTATCGAGACGCGCTTGTCAAGATGCTGCTCGCCGGGACGCGCAGTGGTAGCATCCCTCCCTTGTGATCCCGCAGCCGGGGCGGAGTCGCGTCGAAACGGGGGGGGGTCCCGGAAGGAGGCATGAAGCATGAGGGTCGATGTCCGCTACCAGCCGTCCTACAGCTTGGCCATCGTCGGTCTGGAGGCCGAGGAGGCCGTGCAGGCCGAGGGTGGGGCGATGGTCAGCATGACTGCCAACATCGAGATCCAGACCGGGATGAAGGGTGGGGTCTTCGGGGCGCTGAAACGTTCCGTGCTCGGCGGCGAGTCGCTCTTCTTCAACACCTTCGTGTCGCGGGGCGGCGCGGGCGAGATCACGATGGCTCCCGCGTTGCCGGGCGACATCAGCTCGATCGATCTCAAGGGGGAGACGCTCTATCTGCAGTCCGGATCCTATCTGGCCTCGCCCCCGACTGTGAACGTGGACCCGACCTGGGGAGGCGCCAGGAGCTTCTTCGGCAGCGAGGGGCTCTTCCTGCTGAAGGTGACGGGTCAGGGGACGACGGTCTTCTCGAGCTACGGGGCGATCCACGCGGTTCAGCTGGATGGGCAGCCCTACGTCGTGGACACCGGGCACGTAGTCGCCTTCGGAGGGGGGCTCGACTTCAATGTCCGCCGGGTCGGCGGGTGGAAGTCGACCATCCTCTCAGGCGAGGGCCTGGTCTGCGAGTTCCGGGGGAGCGGGACTCTCTACCTGCAGACGCGCAGCACGCAGTCGTTCCTCCAGTGGCTGATCCCGAGGTTGCCCCAGGGGGGCGCTTCGGGTGGAGGGCGGGGGGGACGGCTTCTCGGCGGAATGCTCGGGGGGCAGTGACCGCCCCCGCGCGTTGCAGGTCCGGGGATTG from the Candidatus Eisenbacteria bacterium genome contains:
- a CDS encoding GNAT family N-acetyltransferase produces the protein MASTPAGKGPIRVRRIAERDREAVKRILFRRWGPPGVVSRGRLHAAHEHAGFLAEEGARIVGLVTYETRRGRCEVVSLDALRRGGGIGTRLLAAVERRARSLDCREVWLITTNDNLRALRFYQRRGYEIRAVHSGSLEASRRIKPSISRMGMHGIPLRDEIELRKSL
- a CDS encoding ADP-ribosylglycohydrolase family protein — translated: MDGPFETIWLIRELLSSRLAADESPGDAATWIDLDAALGEAGATLSPGETALPPRLVGQLHRWRLAGIRPLLATCTVDPEMPRSQARAALLEIDALTGGGLDGIRALFGLGKRTRDASSSPLPATQTPAMAAEAEAAEAIAAEAIAAEAIAAEAKRPRRAERLRRVRGALLGLAAGDCLGAPVENWTAEKIARIHGPFRDFVSGRGWGPGHPTRETTLALMWFGEIAEGRTVHAAADRNRLGAALAGWVAARPRDFGHLTRGILRSYGTAAPVPSALSAWERARRTPEFNGALSRAAAIGAALHEDRDLCLASACAASAMTHPAPVCLAAAIALAEGVAAAVRDESPLEAAIRITWEQRVSMALDEVAGGWSPGGAEWSSHDRGHVLNTLRVAFWAAHQRRPMEDLLLEIVHHGGDADTHAAAAGALLGARDGPEALPERWIAALRIKPVVESLIEKVGRG
- a CDS encoding radical SAM protein; translated protein: MYGMKMLDRSLSLFPDLEPPRDARPSGDAGGRGRGRRASHGRTQYRPLDCRSVLNENRSARLPFRWSINPYRGCEFGCTYCFARSTHRYLGHDDPASFERRIYVKYQAPEVLLATIASTARRGGTIAIGTVTDPYQPAEARFGITRRMLDLLARCPGLSLTITTRSCLIWRDLSLLGRIALQSRLRIQISMITLNPRLSRILEPRAPSPQQRLDTIRALSEGGLDVGLGVMPILPGITDSPDEMATLLRAAKKAGARSACCDTLRLSSSSWASFGPVVRSHFPWLAKDYTRLLEGKSARDDRHIRLPIMELDGHKAL
- a CDS encoding TIGR00266 family protein, producing MRVDVRYQPSYSLAIVGLEAEEAVQAEGGAMVSMTANIEIQTGMKGGVFGALKRSVLGGESLFFNTFVSRGGAGEITMAPALPGDISSIDLKGETLYLQSGSYLASPPTVNVDPTWGGARSFFGSEGLFLLKVTGQGTTVFSSYGAIHAVQLDGQPYVVDTGHVVAFGGGLDFNVRRVGGWKSTILSGEGLVCEFRGSGTLYLQTRSTQSFLQWLIPRLPQGGASGGGRGGRLLGGMLGGQ